One region of Oryza sativa Japonica Group chromosome 10, ASM3414082v1 genomic DNA includes:
- the LOC4348445 gene encoding PLAT domain-containing protein 3: protein MKLTMKLSIALACFLFFLAAATTASAQCTFEILVKTDGRRNAGTDARVSLQVRAASGPTLTITNLESWGQMAAGHDYFEKGNLDRFRGAGACMPSEPCNMVLTSDGSGNKPGWYVSYVMVTQLGQGSLPSMTHRWAVDQWLAIDEAPHMLTAERRGCGIGAAAP, encoded by the coding sequence ATGAAGCTTACCATGAAGCTTTCCATCGCCCTGGcctgcttcctcttcttcctcgcggcggcgaccaccgccTCCGCGCAGTGCACGTTCGAGATCCTCGTCAAGACCGACGGCCGGAGGAACGCCGGCACCGACGCCCGCGTCTCGCTGCAGGTGCGCGCCGCCAGCGGGCCGACGCTGACGATCACCAACCTGGAGTCGTGGGGCCAGATGGCCGCCGGCCACGACTACTTCGAGAAGGGGAACCTCGACCGGTTCAGGGGCGCCGGCGCCTGCATGCCGTCGGAGCCCTGCAACATGGTGCTCACCTCCGACGGGTCCGGCAACAAGCCCGGGTGGTACGTGAGCTACGTGATGGTGACGCAGCTCGGGCAGGGGAGCCTCCCGTCGATGACGCACCGGTGGGCGGTGGATCAGTGGCTGGCCATTGACGAGGCACCGCACATGCTCACCGCCGAGCGGAGGGGCTGCGGCATTGGCGCAGCGGCGCCATGA